A single region of the Acidobacteriota bacterium genome encodes:
- the queG gene encoding tRNA epoxyqueuosine(34) reductase QueG codes for MSQTLPSPTDLAHELKSLALELGFDRAGVAGVEPVEHGGAFLRWLERGDHAGMGYLEQRVEERLEPARVLEGARSVLCVALQYHPLEGAEEPTGDLWPRVARYARGRDYHNKMGKLLRKLARRVREAYPHCDTRPYVDTGPVLERALAARAGLGTTAKNTCLLSREGSWFLLGELFLTLPLEAGEPLTDLCGRCTRCLEACPTDALREPYRLDSNRCISYWTIEHRGAVPAEIRPQLEDWVFGCDICQQVCPWNLRPSPAADHPDLHLAEERRDLDLVQLLALGPEEYRRRFNGSAMQRARLEGLKRNAATVMGNRPEPRYRPALEKALTAESDTAVRRHAAWALGRMGAEPSRVVLERALAEEEEPAVAEEIRHALGPEPDRKKNQHARR; via the coding sequence ATGAGCCAAACACTCCCCTCCCCCACCGACCTAGCCCACGAGCTCAAATCCCTCGCCCTGGAACTGGGCTTCGACCGTGCGGGTGTGGCCGGGGTGGAACCGGTGGAGCATGGCGGCGCCTTCCTGCGCTGGCTGGAGCGGGGCGACCATGCGGGCATGGGCTATCTGGAGCAACGGGTGGAGGAGCGGCTGGAGCCGGCGCGGGTGCTGGAGGGCGCTCGCTCGGTGCTCTGCGTCGCCCTCCAATACCATCCGCTGGAGGGAGCCGAAGAGCCCACCGGGGACCTGTGGCCACGGGTGGCCCGCTACGCCCGGGGCCGGGATTACCACAACAAAATGGGCAAGCTCCTGCGCAAGCTAGCGCGGCGGGTGCGGGAAGCCTATCCCCACTGCGACACCCGGCCCTATGTCGACACCGGGCCGGTGCTCGAACGCGCTCTGGCGGCCCGCGCCGGCCTGGGCACCACCGCCAAGAACACCTGCCTGCTGAGCCGAGAGGGCTCCTGGTTCCTCCTCGGGGAGCTCTTCCTCACCCTTCCCCTGGAGGCCGGCGAGCCGCTTACCGACCTCTGCGGCCGCTGCACCCGCTGCCTCGAAGCCTGTCCCACCGACGCCCTGCGCGAGCCCTACCGCCTGGACAGCAACCGCTGCATCTCCTACTGGACCATCGAGCATCGAGGAGCGGTGCCGGCAGAGATACGCCCTCAGCTCGAGGATTGGGTCTTCGGCTGCGATATCTGCCAGCAGGTGTGCCCGTGGAATCTACGTCCTTCGCCCGCCGCCGACCACCCCGACCTGCACCTGGCGGAAGAGCGCCGCGACCTGGATCTGGTGCAGCTCCTGGCGCTGGGACCCGAGGAGTACCGGCGGCGCTTCAACGGCAGCGCCATGCAGCGGGCGCGGCTGGAAGGCCTGAAACGCAACGCCGCGACGGTGATGGGCAACCGGCCGGAGCCACGCTACCGCCCCGCCCTGGAAAAGGCCCTCACGGCAGAATCGGACACCGCCGTCCGGCGTCACGCCGCCTGGGCTCTGGGCCGCATGGGCGCCGAACCATCCCGGGTGGTGCTGGAGCGTGCTCTGGCGGAGGAAGAAGAGCCGGCGGTAGCCGAAGAAATCCGCCACGCCCTCGGCCCCGAACCGGATCGAAAGAAGAATCAACATGCCCGCCGCTGA
- a CDS encoding sigma-70 family RNA polymerase sigma factor, translating into MMTTLEKPDPDESFEALLQKVQPTLKQILGRYQIPPEDAEDVLQDTLLTLLYKWDTVIKPEAWLIGTLRRRCIMYWRSRRSRLYEAVDEAILELVADAERPSQEQSILRRDLERTLVRLRPRCRAILRLRYGLGLKPNEIAEQLGYRQSSVRKVANRCLAALVRQLVEVGFLKEASDG; encoded by the coding sequence ATGATGACCACGCTCGAAAAGCCAGATCCCGACGAATCGTTCGAGGCTCTTCTCCAGAAGGTTCAGCCTACTCTGAAACAGATTCTCGGCCGGTATCAGATCCCACCGGAGGACGCTGAGGATGTCCTGCAGGACACTTTGCTGACCCTGCTCTACAAGTGGGACACGGTGATCAAGCCCGAAGCGTGGCTCATCGGGACTTTGCGGCGACGCTGCATCATGTACTGGCGCAGCCGCCGCAGCCGTCTTTATGAAGCGGTAGACGAAGCGATCTTGGAGCTGGTGGCGGATGCCGAACGCCCCTCCCAGGAACAGAGCATTCTTCGCCGTGATCTAGAGCGCACCCTGGTGCGTTTGCGGCCTCGCTGCCGCGCGATTCTTCGACTGCGCTACGGGCTTGGTCTCAAGCCCAACGAGATCGCTGAGCAGCTAGGCTATCGCCAGTCCAGTGTCCGCAAGGTGGCCAACCGCTGCCTCGCGGCTCTGGTTCGGCAATTGGTGGAAGTTGGCTTCCTCAAGGAGGCGTCCGATGGATGA
- the prmC gene encoding peptide chain release factor N(5)-glutamine methyltransferase, which yields MSVTVDDLIRDARRRLSEAPHGPSTREALLLMARLLERDEAYILAHGEHQLEASEIQRFQELLQRRLTGEPMAYVLGAREFYGRQFRVDSRVLIPRPETEHLVEAALEWDLPPEPQILDVGTGSGCLAVTLALEIPGARVTAVDISLGALAVAQANAGSLGAAESVHALCIDLVCGLELETFDLVVSNPPYIAPEEAPELSPEILDYEPTTALFADSGGLAVLHRLLAAAAEFRPGCPLMVEIGADQRAALTAAATDRGLEVRRVIHDYAGIARTLVLTRPPSKS from the coding sequence ATGTCGGTCACCGTCGACGATCTGATCCGGGACGCCCGCCGTCGCCTCTCCGAAGCTCCCCACGGTCCCTCCACCCGCGAAGCCCTGCTCCTCATGGCGCGGCTGCTGGAGCGGGATGAGGCCTACATTCTGGCCCACGGCGAGCACCAGCTGGAGGCTTCAGAGATCCAGCGCTTCCAAGAGCTTCTCCAACGGCGGCTGACCGGCGAGCCCATGGCCTACGTTCTCGGCGCAAGAGAGTTCTACGGCCGCCAGTTCCGGGTAGACTCCCGCGTGCTCATTCCGCGGCCGGAGACCGAGCACTTGGTAGAGGCGGCGCTGGAATGGGATCTACCACCGGAGCCACAGATTCTCGACGTGGGAACCGGCTCCGGCTGCCTGGCGGTGACCCTGGCGCTGGAGATTCCCGGCGCCCGGGTGACGGCGGTGGACATCTCCCTCGGCGCCCTGGCGGTGGCCCAAGCCAACGCCGGGAGCTTGGGAGCCGCGGAGAGCGTGCACGCCTTGTGCATAGATCTTGTCTGTGGGCTGGAGCTGGAGACCTTCGACCTGGTGGTGAGCAATCCGCCGTACATTGCGCCGGAGGAAGCTCCGGAGCTTTCGCCGGAGATTCTCGACTATGAGCCCACCACCGCCCTCTTCGCCGACAGCGGCGGACTGGCGGTACTGCATCGACTGCTGGCCGCCGCGGCGGAGTTCCGGCCTGGCTGCCCTCTGATGGTGGAGATCGGCGCCGACCAGCGGGCCGCGCTGACCGCCGCCGCCACCGATCGAGGCCTGGAGGTCCGGCGGGTGATCCACGACTACGCCGGCATCGCCAGGACTCTGGTTTTGACCCGTCCACCATCGAAGAGCTGA
- a CDS encoding lytic transglycosylase domain-containing protein codes for MSLGLLLTLALAVDDPRIDLVKAQLENQPAQALEQTSALIQDQPELNQDLGLDYLQGHLLELEGQGAQAGQAFARTLAGASVLAPYGRMRLAIAQERQRHPEVAAGLVATLLQGEIPRPLLPRAVALLRHTLARGGDCRLLQGINAREFPVPQRRQLTLAEALCAFRTEDKDRGQRMLIELLEEETSDDTAREAVRWVAMLPNSTSDPRITLLIGMTLHQHREFQHSVPYLEMSLMSRERGGPALRTAEDLEARYAMIRGHFWLNRFDLAAQEFGNLAERTNIPRERSRALFQRGRSLELVGRWADASKSFQRAFNAEPSGRWADAALFAAMRLEWRTNNESAALQLYELLSSKSQWRPMAGRAALFLAVSDLVQGRADRAQPWLDLARLSGGSDTVEVSYWEGRRHELEDDPAAAVESYLVALKSDLAHPLAQAAGRRMTQPKLAAAARSKGLELLRGSVRRTLASQRIDDLYAALLLLGENTAEGRQASKRLREELEEDRSAGPYLRMETVPVESWPIWQAPLRQPEDKLLALGLLQEGAPAVRRHFPRSDLNLAFTGSQLLARAGEHSHSLRIAEILAQGAPSRLPQQLYPQELQELLYPNAYREFLDSQSTRFQFETALLQAIIREESRFNPDAVSGAAARGLTQFVMPTARKLAFNIGLGPISFRDLYKPTTAITLGAAYLDDLLQEFGGAQHPAIAAYNAGVPQAHLWRNYCFSDEPEEFYTKVGYAETRGYLRKVTASYYWYQRIYDLGEAGLTVSPSQEVGQLSSARNPPR; via the coding sequence ATGAGCCTCGGCTTGCTCCTGACCCTGGCCCTGGCGGTGGACGATCCCCGCATCGACCTGGTCAAAGCACAGCTGGAGAATCAGCCGGCCCAAGCCTTGGAGCAGACCTCGGCGTTGATCCAAGATCAACCCGAGCTCAACCAGGACCTCGGCCTCGACTACCTCCAAGGACATTTGCTCGAGCTCGAGGGGCAGGGGGCCCAGGCCGGGCAGGCCTTTGCCCGTACCCTCGCCGGCGCTTCCGTCCTCGCGCCCTACGGCCGCATGCGCCTGGCCATCGCTCAGGAGCGGCAACGCCACCCCGAGGTCGCCGCCGGTCTGGTCGCCACCCTCCTGCAGGGGGAGATCCCCCGCCCCTTGCTGCCCCGGGCCGTCGCCCTGTTGCGCCACACCTTGGCCCGGGGCGGGGACTGTCGCCTGCTCCAGGGGATCAACGCCCGCGAATTCCCCGTTCCTCAACGACGCCAGCTGACCCTGGCGGAAGCTCTGTGCGCCTTCCGCACCGAAGATAAAGACCGCGGCCAGCGCATGCTCATCGAGCTGCTGGAGGAGGAGACCTCCGACGACACGGCTCGCGAGGCGGTGCGGTGGGTGGCCATGCTCCCCAACTCCACCTCCGACCCGCGCATCACCCTGCTCATCGGCATGACCCTGCACCAGCATCGCGAGTTTCAGCACTCCGTGCCCTATCTGGAAATGAGCCTGATGAGCCGCGAGCGCGGTGGGCCGGCGCTGCGCACCGCGGAGGATCTGGAAGCCCGCTACGCGATGATTCGCGGTCACTTCTGGCTCAACCGCTTCGACCTGGCGGCACAGGAGTTCGGCAATCTGGCGGAGCGCACCAACATTCCCCGGGAGCGCTCCCGAGCTCTTTTCCAACGGGGCCGCTCCCTCGAGCTGGTGGGCCGTTGGGCCGACGCCTCCAAGAGCTTCCAACGGGCCTTCAACGCCGAACCCAGTGGCCGTTGGGCCGACGCCGCCCTCTTCGCCGCCATGCGGCTGGAATGGCGGACCAACAACGAGAGCGCCGCACTGCAGCTCTACGAGCTTCTCTCCAGCAAAAGTCAATGGCGCCCCATGGCCGGCCGCGCCGCCCTCTTCCTGGCAGTCTCGGACCTGGTCCAGGGGCGCGCCGACCGGGCCCAGCCCTGGCTGGACCTGGCACGACTCTCCGGTGGCTCGGATACCGTCGAAGTGAGCTATTGGGAAGGCCGGCGCCACGAGTTGGAGGACGATCCCGCAGCCGCCGTCGAGAGCTACCTGGTAGCCCTGAAGAGTGACCTGGCTCATCCCCTGGCCCAGGCCGCCGGTCGTCGCATGACCCAGCCGAAGCTGGCTGCCGCGGCCCGGAGCAAGGGCCTCGAGCTGCTGCGCGGCTCCGTCCGGCGAACCCTGGCGAGTCAGCGCATCGACGATCTCTATGCGGCCTTGCTGTTGTTGGGAGAGAACACCGCCGAGGGCCGGCAAGCGAGCAAGCGGTTGCGCGAGGAGTTGGAGGAGGATCGCTCCGCCGGACCCTATCTACGCATGGAGACGGTGCCGGTGGAAAGCTGGCCCATCTGGCAGGCTCCCCTCCGCCAGCCCGAGGACAAGCTCCTGGCCCTGGGCCTGCTGCAGGAGGGTGCTCCGGCGGTGCGGCGCCACTTCCCGCGCTCGGACCTCAACCTGGCCTTCACCGGCAGCCAGCTGCTGGCGCGGGCCGGAGAGCACAGCCACTCGCTGCGCATCGCCGAGATCCTCGCCCAAGGAGCCCCTTCCCGCCTACCCCAGCAGCTCTACCCGCAGGAGCTGCAGGAGCTGCTCTACCCCAACGCCTACCGGGAATTCCTCGACTCCCAGAGCACCCGCTTCCAATTCGAGACGGCGCTGCTCCAGGCCATCATCCGCGAGGAGAGCCGCTTCAACCCCGACGCCGTGTCCGGCGCCGCGGCCCGGGGCCTGACCCAATTCGTCATGCCCACCGCCCGCAAGCTCGCCTTCAACATCGGCCTGGGGCCCATCTCCTTCCGGGATCTCTACAAGCCCACCACCGCCATCACCCTCGGTGCCGCCTATCTGGACGACCTGCTGCAGGAATTCGGTGGCGCCCAGCACCCAGCCATCGCCGCCTACAACGCCGGCGTGCCCCAAGCCCACCTGTGGCGCAACTACTGCTTCAGCGACGAGCCGGAGGAGTTCTACACCAAAGTGGGGTATGCGGAGACCCGAGGCTATCTGCGCAAGGTCACCGCCAGCTACTACTGGTATCAGCGGATCTACGACCTCGGCGAAGCCGGCCTCACCGTGTCGCCATCGCAGGAAGTAGGGCAGCTCTCCAGCGCCCGCAACCCTCCTCGATAG
- the murA gene encoding UDP-N-acetylglucosamine 1-carboxyvinyltransferase produces MDRFHIQGPNRLEGNVRASGAKNAALPALAATLLSEGPVTLGRVPKVRDIRTMCRLLEHLGVASEETEDGFILTPGGEVSPDEAPYELVKTMRASVLVLGPLVARRGHARVSLPGGCAIGVRPIDQHLAGLEALGAEVQLEHGYVEVRARQLVGTRFRFAMPTVTGTENVMMAAVLAQGTTVLENCAREPEIGDLARLLNSMGARISGAGEEAMEIEGVDTLGGTQHQVIADRIEGGTYLVGAAITGGDVLLQDAEPADLAPLLEKLDEIGVDVALSEAGIRVRNGHGIRASDVATCPHPGFPTDLQAQYMALMTQAEGRCEISETVFENRFQHVPELNRMGANIQIDGPKAVIQGPTPLSGANVMATDLRASACLVLAGLIASGETVVHRIYHLDRGYESMELKLQSLGARVVRRG; encoded by the coding sequence ATGGATCGATTTCACATCCAGGGCCCCAACCGTCTCGAGGGAAACGTCCGCGCCAGCGGTGCCAAGAACGCCGCCCTTCCCGCCCTCGCCGCCACTCTGCTCAGCGAAGGGCCGGTGACCCTCGGCCGGGTGCCCAAGGTGCGCGACATCCGCACCATGTGCCGTCTTCTGGAGCACCTGGGAGTGGCCAGCGAGGAGACCGAAGATGGCTTCATCCTCACCCCCGGCGGCGAGGTGAGCCCCGACGAAGCACCCTACGAGCTGGTCAAGACCATGCGCGCCAGCGTTCTGGTGCTCGGTCCGCTGGTGGCCCGCCGGGGCCATGCCCGGGTCTCCCTCCCCGGCGGCTGCGCCATCGGCGTGCGCCCTATCGACCAGCACCTGGCCGGGCTTGAGGCGCTGGGAGCGGAGGTCCAGCTGGAACATGGATATGTCGAGGTGCGCGCCCGTCAGCTGGTGGGCACCCGCTTCCGCTTTGCTATGCCGACGGTCACGGGGACCGAAAATGTGATGATGGCGGCGGTGCTGGCGCAGGGAACGACGGTGCTGGAGAACTGTGCCCGGGAACCGGAGATCGGCGACCTGGCCCGGCTGCTCAACTCCATGGGAGCACGGATTTCCGGCGCCGGCGAGGAGGCCATGGAGATCGAGGGCGTCGACACCCTTGGCGGCACCCAGCATCAGGTCATCGCCGACCGCATCGAGGGCGGCACCTACCTGGTGGGGGCCGCCATCACCGGTGGAGACGTGCTGCTGCAGGATGCGGAGCCTGCCGATCTGGCACCGCTGCTGGAAAAACTGGACGAAATCGGCGTCGACGTCGCGCTCTCCGAGGCGGGCATCCGGGTCCGCAACGGGCACGGAATCCGAGCCAGCGATGTCGCAACTTGCCCTCATCCGGGTTTCCCCACCGACCTTCAAGCCCAATATATGGCTCTCATGACCCAAGCCGAGGGTCGGTGCGAGATATCGGAAACCGTATTCGAGAACCGCTTTCAGCATGTGCCAGAGCTCAACCGCATGGGGGCGAACATTCAGATCGACGGACCCAAGGCGGTCATTCAAGGTCCCACCCCACTTTCCGGAGCCAACGTCATGGCCACCGACCTGCGGGCCTCCGCCTGTCTGGTCCTCGCCGGCCTGATCGCCAGCGGCGAAACGGTGGTCCACCGCATTTACCACCTAGATCGGGGATACGAGAGCATGGAACTGAAATTGCAATCTTTGGGTGCTCGGGTAGTGCGGCGCGGCTAA
- a CDS encoding DNA-3-methyladenine glycosylase I, which produces MPKTTTDSSPCRCDWVTDDPLYLAYHDHEWGVPHRDDRHLFEMLVLEGAQAGLSWITILKKREGYRRLFENFDVEAVAAFDQPRIEELLQDASIVRNRLKVESAVANARAVLAVQAEEGSLSRYLWSFVDGRPIQNRWRSLGEVPAATDRSKTMSKELKRRGFRFVGPTVCYAFMQAVGMVNDHTVDCYRHGEVATLADS; this is translated from the coding sequence ATGCCCAAAACCACTACCGACTCTTCCCCCTGCCGCTGCGACTGGGTCACTGACGACCCGCTCTACCTCGCGTACCACGATCACGAATGGGGTGTGCCCCATCGGGACGATCGCCATCTCTTCGAAATGCTGGTGCTGGAGGGAGCCCAAGCGGGGCTCAGCTGGATCACCATCCTCAAGAAGCGGGAAGGCTACCGCCGGCTGTTCGAGAACTTCGACGTCGAGGCGGTGGCGGCCTTCGACCAGCCGCGCATCGAGGAGCTCTTGCAGGATGCCAGCATCGTACGCAACCGCCTGAAGGTGGAATCGGCGGTGGCCAACGCTCGGGCGGTGCTGGCGGTGCAGGCGGAGGAAGGCAGCCTGAGCCGCTATCTATGGTCTTTCGTCGACGGACGCCCGATCCAGAACCGGTGGCGCAGCCTGGGCGAGGTTCCGGCGGCCACCGACCGCTCCAAGACCATGAGCAAGGAGCTCAAGAGGCGTGGTTTCCGTTTCGTCGGGCCCACCGTCTGCTACGCCTTCATGCAGGCGGTGGGGATGGTCAACGACCACACGGTGGACTGCTACCGGCATGGGGAAGTAGCCACCCTGGCAGATTCCTGA